Proteins encoded by one window of Primulina huaijiensis isolate GDHJ02 chromosome 1, ASM1229523v2, whole genome shotgun sequence:
- the LOC140969551 gene encoding CSC1-like protein At4g02900: MATVQDIAVSAAINLLSALAFLLAFAVLRLQPFNDRVYFPKWYKKGIRSSPKSSGPSVKKFVNLDFKTYLKFLNWMPAALRMPEPELIDHAGLDSAVYVRIYLLGLKIFVPIAVLSFAVLVPVNWTGKTLEDITDLTFSDIDKLSISNVPSGSLRFLAHIIMAYVFTFWTCYALYKEYSIISSKRLQFLASESRRPDQFTVLVRNIPPDPDESVSEHVEHFFCVNHPDHYLTHQVVYNAKKLAKLVEKKKSLLNWLTYYKTRHERNPKKRPRTKTGFWGLWGKSVDCIDYYTEQVQRINEEEAVERERVMSDPKAIVPAAFVSFKSRWAAAVCAQTQQTSNPTVWLTEWAPEPRDVYWDNVAIPYVQLAVKKLLMAVMLFGLTFFFMIPIAIVQSMASIDGIKKVLPFLKPLIDREGIKSIIQGFLPGIALKIFLILLPTILMTMSKIEGHTSLSLLDRTSAGKYHIFVLVNVFFGSIITGAAFEQLQKFLNQSPSEIPKTVGVAIPMKATFFITYIMVDGWAGIAAEVLRLVPLIMFHVKNTFLVKTEKDRELAMEPGSINVATSEPRIQLYFLLGLVYSVITPFILPFIIIFFAFSYVIFRHQIINVYDQKYESGAAFWPDVHRRVIIGLIISQLLLMGLLSTKSFAKSTPILLVLPIMTIWFHRFCKGRFESAFVKFPLQDAMVKDTLEKATEPNLNLKAFLQDAYVHPVFKGIEIDRPAAIDDEENNPLVSTKRNSRKSSKACSGGVTPEVILEEVTSYLS; this comes from the exons ATGGCTACTGTTCAAGACATTGCAGTATCAGCAGCTATCAACCTTCTCTCGGCATTGGCATTTCTTCTGGCCTTTGCGGTTTTACGCCTTCAGCCGTTCAACGATAGAGTATACTTCCCAAAATGGTACAAGAAGGGTATAAGATCGAGCCCCAAGTCCTCAGGCCCGTCGGTGAAAAAGTTTGTGAACTTGGACTTCAAAACATATCTTAAGTTTTTGAATTGGATGCCAGCTGCATTAAGAATGCCCGAGCCTGAGCTGATTGATCACGCGGGGCTCGATTCTGCTGTATATGTTAGGATTTATCTTCTTGG ATTGAAGATTTTTGTCCCAATAGCTGTGCTTTCTTTTGCTGTATTGGTGCCTGTGAATTGGACTGGGAAAACACTGGAAGATATCACTGATTTAACATTTAGTGATATTGACAAGCTTTCGATATCCAATGTTCCTTCGGGGTCTTTGAG GTTTTTGGCACACATTATTATGGCTTATGTATTCACATTTTGGACATGCTACGCCCTTTACAAAGAATATAGTATCATATCCAGTAAGAGATTACAGTTCCTAGCTTCTGAAAGTCGTCGTCCGGATCAATTCACT gTCCTCGTGAGAAATATTCCTCCGGATCCTGATGAATCAGTGAGCGAGCACGTCGAGCATTTCTTCTGCGTGAATCATCCGGATCATTATCTCACACATCAG GTGGTGTACAATGCAAAAAAACTGGCTAAATTagtggagaagaagaagagtttACTCAATTGGCTTACTTATTATAAAACACGACACGAGAGAAATCCCAAGAAGAGGCCCCGAACCAAG aCAGGCTTTTGGGGTCTTTGGGGAAAGTCAGTGGATTGCATAGATTACTATACAGAACAAGTTCAGAGGATAAATGAAGAA gaagctgttGAAAGGGAAAGGGTCATGAGTGACCCCAAGGCCATAGTTCCTGCagcatttgtttcatttaaatCGCGATGGGCTGCAGCTGTTTGTGCTCAAACTCAGCAAACGAGCAATCCAACAGTTTGGCTTACAGAATGGGCTCCTGAACCAAGAGATGTTTATTGGGATAATGTTGCAATACCATACGTTCAACTCGCCGTCAAAAAACTGCTAATGGCTGTTATGTTGTTTGGTCTCACGTTCTTTTTCATGATTCCTATTGCCATTGTTCAATCCATGGCCAGCATTGATGGCATCAAAAAGGTCCTCCCATTCTTGAAACCGTTGATTGACAG GGAAGGGATCAAGTCTATTATTCAAGGCTTTCTTCCTGGAATTGCATTGAAAATATTTCTGATTCTTCTTCCAACAATTCTAATGACGATGTCTAAAATAGAAGGTCATACGTCCCTTTCGTTGTTGGATAGAACATCAGCTGGGAAGTACCATATATTTGTACTTGTCAACGTGTTCTTTGGAAGTATCATCACTGGTGCAGCTTTCGAGCAGCTCCAAAAGTTCCTTAATCAGTCCCCATCAGA AATTCCAAAAACAGTGGGAGTTGCAATTCCAATGAAAGCCACTTTTTTTATAACCTATATTATGGTCGATGGTTGGGCCGGCATAGCTGCAGAGGTTCTTAGACTGGTTCCTTTAATAATGTTCCACGTCAAGAACACATTCTTGGTGAAAACCGAAAAAGACAGGGAACTGGCAATGGAACCTGGTTCTATAAATGTCGCCACATCAGAACCTCGTATACAGCTATATTTCTTGTTGGGACTAGTATACTCAGTCATCACACCTTTCATTTTACCTTTCATCATCATATTCTTTGCCTTTTCTTACGTCATATTTCGCCACCAG ATCATCAATGTTTATGATCAGAAATATGAGAGTGGCGCTGCGTTTTGGCCAGATGTGCACCGTCGTGTGATTATAGGACTAATAATATCACAACTTTTGCTTATGGGACTTTTGAGTACAAAAAGTTTTGCTAAATCAACTCCAATTCTGCTAGTTCTGCCTATCATGACCATCTGGTTTCACCGCTTCTGCAAGGGACGATTCGAGTCAGCATTCGTCAAGTTCCCACTACAG GATGCAATGGTGAAGGACACGTTAGAAAAGGCAACAGAGCCGAACCTCAACTTGAAAGCATTCTTGCAAGATGCTTATGTGCATCCGGTTTTCAAAGGTATCGAAATCGATAGACCAGCGGCTATTGATGATGAAGAGAATAATCCACTTGTTTCTACAAAGAGAAACTCACGCAAGAGTAGTAAAGCTTGTTCTGGTGGCGTAACTCCTGAGGTTATATTAGAAGAAGTCACTTCTTATTTGTCATGA